In the genome of Cryptomeria japonica chromosome 8, Sugi_1.0, whole genome shotgun sequence, one region contains:
- the LOC131066503 gene encoding bZIP transcription factor 44: protein MMQSDQVLLPIAYDLHMNMGTLGTKALHHAQEEIFHRDIYSDESMYNSRFIFYASPSPPPSIAIEAAVVAAAAAPKLGMQGKGGQLQESSSGQSQANSASEEAEEQHNNSLIIDERKQRRMLSNRESARRSRMRKQKHLDELRAQVAHMRAENRQMMSRFEIVSRSYNQLLEENRVLKSQTFELSHQLQQLHEALAVSQSASSFAAALKLMVSHTTNIEMDDPHSELLV, encoded by the coding sequence ATGATGCAATCAGATCAAGTTCTGCTACCCATTGCATATGATTTGCATATGAACATGGGTACTCTGGGCACCAAAGCCCTGCATCATGCTCAGGAAGAGATTTTCCATAGAGATATTTATAGTGATGAATCCATGTACAACAGTCGCTTCATATTCTATGCTTCCCCATCTCCCCCTCCAAGTATTGCCATAGAGGCGGCGGTGGTGGCGGCAGCGGCGGCCCCAAAATTGGGGATGCAAGGGAAAGGTGGGCAGCTGCAGGAGTCGTCGAGTGGGCAGTCACAGGCCAATTCGGCATCAGAGGAGGCAGAGGAGCAGCACAATAATAGCCTCATAATTGATGAGCGGAAGCAGAGAAGGATGTTGTCCAACAGAGAATCGGCTCGGCGCTCCAGAATGAGGAAGCAGAAGCACCTGGATGAGCTCCGCGCTCAGGTGGCTCACATGAGGGCTGAGAACAGACAAATGATGAGCAGATTCGAGATTGTATCTCGGAGCTATAACCAACTCCTGGAAGAAAACCGGGTCCTGAAATCCCAGACATTTGAGCTCTCTCACCAGCTTCAGCAATTGCACGAAGCGCTTGCTGTATCCCAATCTGCATCCTCTTTTGCTGCAGCTTTGAAGCTCATGGTTTCCCACACCACCAACATTGAAATGGATGATCCCCACTCTGAACTACTCGTCTGA